From Fulvivirga lutea:
AGTTTGAAGAGCTGATAAAGGACATTGATAAAATGAAATTCATCAGAGTGGATAAAGCCGCTGAAAATGTAGACAAGGATGATTACAAGGAGCTTGTAGCAAGTTATTACGATGAGGATTTTGAAGATCTTATGACCATGCGCCACGAGGGCATGAATGTAAATGCCTACATACAGGAAGAAGATGGCGTAACCACCGGCATCGTATTGTTGATGCAGGATAATGAAAGCCTGTCAATTCTCGATATTAAAGGATCAGTTGCCATTAGCAAATTGGCTACACTTATTTCAAAAGTTCAAAATTTCAACTAACCATCTATGGAGTCAGTTCTGACGATTAATAATCTTACAAAAAGGTATGGGAGACTTGTTGCCGTTAACGACCTGACATTGGAAATCAAGAAAGGGGAGGTGTTCGGTATTCTTGGGCCTAACGGTAGTGGTAAAACTACCACATTGGGGATGCTGCTGGATGTTATCAGAAAAACCAGTGGCGATTTCAAATGGTTTGGTCAGCCTGCTACGAAAGAAATGCGCAAGAAGATTGGTGCAATTCTGGAAACGCCCATTTTTTATCCTTACCTATCTGCAGTTAAGAATTTGGAAATTGTGGCTGAGATAAAAAATGCCCCAAAGGAGAACATTGAACCTGCCCTTAAAAAAGTAGAACTGTTTGAGCGTAAGCATGATAAATTCAAGACTTACTCTTTGGGTATGAAACAGCGTTTGTCTATTGCATCTGCTTTGGTGTGCGACCCCGAGGTGATGATTTTAGATGAACCTACCAATGGGTTAGACCCCCAGGGTATAGCCGAAATACGCGAATTGATTAAAAGCATTGCTAAAGATGGTAAGACAATTATTCTCGCAAGCCATTTGCTTGATGAAGTGCAGAAGGTATGTACCAACTTTGCCGTATTGAAGAAGGGTGACCTACTTTATTCCGGTTTAGTGGATGATATCGATAAGGGTGAAGTGAATGTGGAAGTTGCATCTGATGACCCGAGTTTGTTGGAGAAATTAGAGACTTGCCCATTTGTAGCTCGTGTATCAGAAGATATGGGCAAATACACCGCATTATTGAAAGATGATAAACTAGCAGCAGACCTCAATAAATACCTTTTTGATGCAGGGATAATGGTTTCTCATTTGGTAACCATGAAAAAGAGCCTCGAAAAACAATTCCTTGAACTTTTAGCAGAGTCAGATAACGCTTAAACCTAGCCGAACAACACTTTTATGAATATTATCAAACTAGTTAAAATAGATTTAATAAAGCTTACCAACTACAGGGCATTCAACGTGCTGGTAGGCTTGTATGCTTTACTAATTATAAGTGTGCCTGTCTCTGTAACTGAGTTTTTAAAATGGTTGAAAGTAAAAGGAGCAGAGTTCGATCAATTTGACCCAATGAAGATTCCTATTCTTCATTTCCCGGATATCTGGCAAAATGTTACTTACGTATATACTTTCTTAAAGATTTTCTTAGCTATTGTGGTAATTATCTCCGTTTCCAATGAGTTTTCTTACAAAACGGTAAGGCAGAATATTATTGATGGACTCTCCAGAACAGATTTCCTTATATCAAAAGTGGCTACCATCTTATTATTATCCATTTCTTCGGCAGTGCTTGTTTTTATTACTACTTACGTTACCGGATGGATTTACACACCTGATGTAAGTATTGGTGAGAGTTTAGAAACAAGCAGTTTCGTTTTTGCTTATTTTCTGGATTTATTCGGCTATTTGATATTTGCTTTTCTCCTAACGGTAATACTAAAGAGATCGGCATTAACCATTTTTATATTAATGCTTTACCGACCAATAGAATTAACTATTGCAGGGTTGCTACCGGAGAAGTTAGAATTTCTAGGTGAATACTTTCCTTTAAATGTTTTAAGCAGGTTGATAGAAATTCCTTTCCCGCGTTACTGGTTTCAGGAAATTCAGGACTATGTAGCCTGGGATGCCGTGGCGATGGTGATTGTGTATATAGCACTCTTTGTTTATGCAGTGCATGCGAAGTTGAAGAGTAGTGATTTGTAGGATTTAAAAGGGGCCAAATGCACTATTGCGGAATGTTACCTACTTTATTTATTTCTTAAGTATTAAACTTCAACTTCCAAATCAAGCAGAGCCTTTTCTAAAGGCGTTAGTGTAAACATTATAGCTTTTAGCGTTAGTTTCTTTCTAGTCTTTAAAGTGATTGAATTATAAACCTTTACTAATCTTATTAAAAAATAATTTACGCCTTTCTATATTGATAGTATGATAAAAGAATGGAGATAATTAAAGAAATGCTTATTAAAAGGAAGTATTCTCTTAGATACCAAACTTTTTCGCTAGACATATTATCATTTTCAAATAATACCTTCCCTTGATCATCGTAAATTTTGTAAATATCATTTAAATGAACATTGTTTCGCGGTGCAAGAGAGTCTACAATTAAAATTATTTCTCCATCAATGAGCTCATTAATTCTATCTGAAACATCTGTAAATTTTTCAAATGAATTTGAAGCGCCACCTCTAAATTTATTGTTTATATCAGAAAATGAATTGAGAGAAAATGAATAATATCTATCATGATTTGAATCTTTTAAAAAAATGTAATAGAGCGCCCAGGGCTCATTGAAAATATCGTATTTCGTATTATTAATGATTGTGTCAGCTGGAAATTTGTCATTCATTTCTAAGAATTTCTTCTCAATTATATTTTTGTCAATATACTTTAAAGTGTCCGTGTGTTGGGCTTGTTGAAGAAAAGGCTTGTAGTAGTTTAATAGGGATTTTTGAATTTCAACGTTTCTGTCTGACAGAGTAAATGAGGTTTTATCTAATTCTGTTGCCCCCACTTCCTTAAAATGAATACCGTTTGCCATTAACTTTGGATTGTAGTCAATGATATAATATACATTCTCTTTTGAACTATTTACTTTAATAAAATTCTCATCTATTGATTTCTGAGTAGGCCCTATGATCCATGAAAAACAAATCCAAGTGATTAATAAAGCAATTGCTAATAAAAAGTTTGTTTTTTTTCTTCCTTTTGACATTCTTTTTCTTCTCTAATAGATCACTGTGTAATAATCACACCCAAAGAAATTTCCAGCCCGGTGAAATCAAGGGTAGCATCTTTGTAATCCACTTCTCTAGTCACTAAAGGGCCAGCCATGTTACCCCCTGTATAACTTCCTTTAATTGGAAAATCTGCACCACCAATGTAGTAGTTCACTTCAAAGCTTAAACCCCACTGACTGGTAACATACACCACATATTCGGCACCAAACATAACTCCAAAACCAAGTCCGCTATCAAAATCAACATCAGAATTGGCTGCATCCCAACCTTCAAAAGTACGTATCGCCTTGTCTAAGTTTCCATTCATAATTTTATTATCGAATGTGCCAAAGCCAAAACCGCCTCCTTTAATTTTAAACTCCTGGTTTTGAGTAACATATTGTAATACCAGCTCTGCGGGTATTAGCAATGTAAAGTTTGGTCCAACAATAGGATCTTTCGTTTTTAGGTCGCCCATGTCAGTGACATTCATGCCCGACATCCTGTAAAGTGAAAAACCGCTTTGTACCACTATAAAATCACCAAACTGAATGCCCAATCCGCGCAGTGAGAACGGGCTTATTGGTGTAGAAAAGTAGCCATTCTTCGGAAGAAAGTATGAAAATGAAATTCCAACTTCCTGAGCTTGTGCTGGTTTGCTAAATGCAAACAAAGAAGTGAATAATAAAACGGCAATCAGTTTTTTCATAGCATGAATATTCTTCAACTAATTAGTAATTTTCTGAATTGATAATATAGCTGACTATCTCAAAATCGGACTTGTCATTCTGAATTAATTTCAGAATCTCAAATTTAGAACTGCTCCTGAACAAAAGATCCTGAAATTAATTCAGAATGACAGTATTATTTGATTTTGAGATAATAAAAAACAATAAGTTAAAACTAAGAATATATTTATGAATCTAAGACACGCCTTTTCTCTTTCTCTCCTCATTATTGGTTTATACAGCTGTACAACTTCAGATGAAAAACAATACGCGGATACCATCTATACCAACGGAAATATCTACACGGCTGATTCTTCCAATAGCATGGTTGAAGCGGTGGCAGTTAAAAATGGAAGGATAATAGCCACAGGTCAACTAGCAGAGGTCAATAAACTAAAGGATAATTCAACTCAATCAGTAGATTTAAATGGTGCAACCATGACCCCGGGCTTTATTGAAGGTCACGGGCATTTAATGGGCTTAGGTTTTAATCAATTAGATGTTGACTTGTTGGCGGTGAGATCCTATGATGAGCTAATAGAAAAGATAAAAGAAGCGGTAGCTAAATCACAGCCTGGTGATTGGATTCAAGGCAGGGGCTGGCATCAGGATAAATGGAATAATGAGGGACTAGAATTGATTAAAGGCTTTCCAGTTCATGATAGGCTAAGTGAAATATCACCTGATAACCCGGTTTTTTTAAAGCATGCAAGTGGTCATGCGGCACTGGCTAATTATAAGGCTATGCAGTTAGCTGGGGTATTACCTATGTCTACAGAATCTATGAAAAACTTGAATGTAGAGGGAGCAGAGATTGTGAGGGATGAGCAGGGTAATCCTACCGGTGTATTTATCGAACCAGCTGCTTACGAGTTGATTAGCGACCAAATCACAAAGAATTCAACGGCTAGATATGAAAAGGCGCTGGAGTTGGCTATTGAAGCTAGTCATAAAAACGGTATTACTGGGTTTCATACAGCCGGCATTCATCCTGATACGGTAGATCTATTTTACAAGTTTAAGAATGATGGTAGACTAAAGCTTAGGCTTTACGCCATGCTTAGTGGTTGGAATAGAAACCTATTGAATGAATGGTATGAAAAAGGTCCTGATATTGATACCACAGATTACCTGCTCACCATTCGCTCCGTTAAGCTGAATTGTGATGGAGCACTTGGTTCTAGAGGAGCCTGGTTGTTAGAGGAATATACGGATAGACCCGGGCATTATGGCCATGAAACATTGCCTATGGAGTTTGTTTATGAAACAGCAAAGAATGGTTTAGCAAATGGCTTTCAGGTTTGTGCCCATGCCATTGGCGATAGAGCCAATAAAGAAATCCTGGATCGCTATGAAAAAGCTTTTGCTGAATTTCCCGATGTAAAAGATCACCGTTTTAGAATAGAACATGCACAGCACCTTCATCCGGAGGATATACCGAGGTTTGGAGAATTAAATGTTATTCCCGCCATGCAGGCCATTCATATGTCGTCTGACAGGCCCTGGGCTATTGACAGGCTAGGCCAAAAGCGTATAGATGAAGGCGCTTATATGTGGAGGGCATTAATTGATTCAGGCGCCATTATAGTAAATGGTACGGATGTGCCTGTAGAACCCGTTGACCCTTTGGCCAGTTTCTATGCTAGTGTTACAAGAAAAACATTGGCTGGCACACCCGAGGGCGGTTATGAACCCACTCAAAAAATGACAAGAGAAGAAGCTTTGAAATCCTATACGATTAATGCTGCTTACGGTGCATTTCAGGAAGATGCTCTTGGTTCAATCGAAGTAGGTAAGTTGGCAGATTTCACGGTTTTTGATAAAGATATTATGACAATACCTGAGGATGAGATATTGAAAACAAAAGTTATAAAAACCATTTTTGGCGGTGAAGTAGTCTATGAAAATAACTAAACCAACACTTATTCTTAATGCGGCTGTTTGCAGAGCAAACATTGCCCGGATGGTCAATAAAGCTCAAAGCCAAGGCTTAGAGCTTCAGCCTCATTTCAAAACACATCAGTCGAAACAAATAGGGCAGTGGTTTCAAGAGCTGGGTGTATATAAAATAACAGTCAGCTCATTGGGTATGGCGCAATATTTTGCTGCTAGTGGCTGGAATGATATTACAGTCGCTTTTCCTTGCAACATATTGGAAATTGATGCTATCAATGAATTAGCCAAAGATATTGCCTTGACAGTGCTGGTTGATAATTCAGATATTGCTGAGCTACTGAATAGTCAAGTTCGAAATTCGATATCTGTTTACATAGAAATTGATTCGGGTGGTAACAGGTCAGGAATTAAACCTCATCAACTCGAAAAAGTAAGGGATTTAGCTAATCAGATAAGTGCTTCTGATAAACTAAAGTTTAAAGGTCTTTATAGCCATGCCGGACATACGTATGGAGCAAAAGGTGAGTCGGAGATTCAAAACTTAGCAAATAAGTCTATTGAGCAGCTATCTTCATTAAAACAATTGCTGCTTTCTGAGTACCCTCACCTTATCGCATGTTTTGGTGATACGCCCTCATGCAGTGTTTTGGATTCTTTTGCGAACATAGATCGTATCAGTCCTGGAAATTTTGTGTTTTACGATGTAATGCAGTCTGAAATAGGCTCATGTCAGTTGCAAGATATAGCTGTCACCGTTGCGTGCCCCGTTGTCTCTATTAAGCAAGAAGAAAATCAATTAATTATTTATGGCGGAGCCGTTCATTTTTCCAAAGACCATAGTGGTAAATATGGTTATGGACAGGTAGTTGAGTTCATTAATAACGGCTGGGAAATAATAGAAGGAGCGACCTTAATAAAGGTATCTCAGGAACATGGCATCATACAATTAGAGGATGGCTTAACCTCAGAATTTAAGATTGGAGATGTGATTGGAGTACTTCCAATACATTCGTGCTTAACGGCTGAATGTTTGAGAAGCTATCAAACACTCAATGGAGAACTAATGGATCATTATTAAAAAAGCTCCGAGATTCTCGGAGCTTTTTCTGTTATGCTAAATACTTTTGTGCTTTTTTCTTGAGTGCATCACGATCTGAAGTGATAGATGGGTCGCTATAAATTTTAGAGGATAATTCTGCAATCACTCCTTTTTTATAGCCTAAGCGAGAAGCAATGTCTTCGCAGAATACAATCTCACTTTTAAATACCTGGCCATCAATTTTCATCATCTGCACAACATGATAAAGGTGCTCGAATTTCTGATCATCCGTTAATGTACTTAAATCACCAATAGGTTTTCTTGGGTTTTTAAGCATTTCATCGATATCTTCTGCAGGGACACCATTAGAAACACCTATCATTTTTATCAGTTTAGCTTCTTTATCAGCAACATTATTGTCGCTGGCAGCCAACTGTATTAATACGTTTAATTGTTCCTTTATCATTTTATCCTAATTATTTTGTGCCTTTATAATTAATTAATGTCAAGACCAATATAATCAAATTTTTCGTTTGTCGAATCTAAAAACATAAAAAAGACGAGGCAGCAAGCTTGGAATCTGAATCAAATAATTACTAGTGTAAGATTGTAAGAAATTTAATTATCATTGTTTATTGTGAGATGCAACCATTAGATTATTAACTGGTCTTTGGATCAAATGAAAATATTTAAACTATGAAGAAGTACATATTAAGTCTTGTGATATTCAGCTTCGCAATTGGGTCTTTCGCACAGGAAGTAGAGGAGAGAAAATTATCATCTTTTGATGAAGTGCAAGTGTCTCAGGGTATTGATGCTTACCTGCAAAAAGGAACAAAAGAATCGATAAAAGTGGAAGTAAAAGGCATACCATTGGAGGATGTACTTACTGAGGTTTTTGGAGATCGTTTAAAAGTACATTTGGTGAGAAATAGATGGCGAGATTATTCGGTAGTTGTTCATATAACTTACGTAAAGCTGGAAGAAATTTCAGCAAGTAGTGCAGCAAATGTAGTAGGCAGAAATAAGATCCAGTCAGACAGGTTAATTTTGGATGTATCGAGTGCGGCAGATATTGAGGTTGACGTGGAGGTGAACGAATTAACTGCGGATGCTTCCAGCTCGGGTGATATTGAAGTATCAGGTAAGGCTAAATACTTTGAAGTTGACGCCAGTAGTGCAGGGGGAGTAGATGCCTATGATTTGGAAGCAGAAATTGTTAGAGTGGATGTAAGCAGTGGAGCGGATGCAAGAGTTTACGCAACAAAAGAAATTGATGCTGAGGCGAGCAGTGGTGGCAGTGTTCGGTATAGAGGTAATCCAGGTAAATCGAGATCGGATACCAGTAGTGGCGGCTCTGTTAGAAAGTCTAATTAATTACAACCCTGACGGTTCCGTCAGGGTTTTTTTATTTCTATCTTGGTGGCGTATGGCCAATAAGTTTCGCAAAAAGATAGAAGAAAAGATTCTGAAGCCAATCATTGGCTTCTTAAAACAGGGGATGACCCCAACAAAGCTCGCTTTGTCCATCAGCCTTGGGTTTTGTTTTGGCTTATTTCCAATAGTTGGTATTACTACTTTACTCTGCCTCATTATCGCCTTTGTCTTTAAATTGAATCTTGCGGCAATCCAGTTGATCAATTATTTGGTTTATCCTTTTCAATTGGTTGTACTAATTCCATTAATACACCTTGGTTCTAATATGTTAGGTGTTAACCCAATACCTTACTCCATACAGGAAGTTATGGATTTAATAAGTGAAGATTGGTTGAAGGCAGTTGAAATGCTATGGATGGCCACACTTATGGGAATGTTTGCCTGGTTAGTAACCATTGTGCCAGCTAGTTTTATTGGATACTTTATTTTAAGAAGTATCTTTCTAAAAATGGCAGGTAAGCCTAGCGATGATTAAAATCTAAATATAACTTTTGTAAATAAGCACGACCTTTTTGTTTGCCGGTGTCGTTGGCTCCTTCAT
This genomic window contains:
- a CDS encoding alanine racemase — encoded protein: MKITKPTLILNAAVCRANIARMVNKAQSQGLELQPHFKTHQSKQIGQWFQELGVYKITVSSLGMAQYFAASGWNDITVAFPCNILEIDAINELAKDIALTVLVDNSDIAELLNSQVRNSISVYIEIDSGGNRSGIKPHQLEKVRDLANQISASDKLKFKGLYSHAGHTYGAKGESEIQNLANKSIEQLSSLKQLLLSEYPHLIACFGDTPSCSVLDSFANIDRISPGNFVFYDVMQSEIGSCQLQDIAVTVACPVVSIKQEENQLIIYGGAVHFSKDHSGKYGYGQVVEFINNGWEIIEGATLIKVSQEHGIIQLEDGLTSEFKIGDVIGVLPIHSCLTAECLRSYQTLNGELMDHY
- a CDS encoding amidohydrolase; translation: MNLRHAFSLSLLIIGLYSCTTSDEKQYADTIYTNGNIYTADSSNSMVEAVAVKNGRIIATGQLAEVNKLKDNSTQSVDLNGATMTPGFIEGHGHLMGLGFNQLDVDLLAVRSYDELIEKIKEAVAKSQPGDWIQGRGWHQDKWNNEGLELIKGFPVHDRLSEISPDNPVFLKHASGHAALANYKAMQLAGVLPMSTESMKNLNVEGAEIVRDEQGNPTGVFIEPAAYELISDQITKNSTARYEKALELAIEASHKNGITGFHTAGIHPDTVDLFYKFKNDGRLKLRLYAMLSGWNRNLLNEWYEKGPDIDTTDYLLTIRSVKLNCDGALGSRGAWLLEEYTDRPGHYGHETLPMEFVYETAKNGLANGFQVCAHAIGDRANKEILDRYEKAFAEFPDVKDHRFRIEHAQHLHPEDIPRFGELNVIPAMQAIHMSSDRPWAIDRLGQKRIDEGAYMWRALIDSGAIIVNGTDVPVEPVDPLASFYASVTRKTLAGTPEGGYEPTQKMTREEALKSYTINAAYGAFQEDALGSIEVGKLADFTVFDKDIMTIPEDEILKTKVIKTIFGGEVVYENN
- a CDS encoding ABC transporter ATP-binding protein — translated: MESVLTINNLTKRYGRLVAVNDLTLEIKKGEVFGILGPNGSGKTTTLGMLLDVIRKTSGDFKWFGQPATKEMRKKIGAILETPIFYPYLSAVKNLEIVAEIKNAPKENIEPALKKVELFERKHDKFKTYSLGMKQRLSIASALVCDPEVMILDEPTNGLDPQGIAEIRELIKSIAKDGKTIILASHLLDEVQKVCTNFAVLKKGDLLYSGLVDDIDKGEVNVEVASDDPSLLEKLETCPFVARVSEDMGKYTALLKDDKLAADLNKYLFDAGIMVSHLVTMKKSLEKQFLELLAESDNA
- a CDS encoding DUF2062 domain-containing protein encodes the protein MANKFRKKIEEKILKPIIGFLKQGMTPTKLALSISLGFCFGLFPIVGITTLLCLIIAFVFKLNLAAIQLINYLVYPFQLVVLIPLIHLGSNMLGVNPIPYSIQEVMDLISEDWLKAVEMLWMATLMGMFAWLVTIVPASFIGYFILRSIFLKMAGKPSDD
- a CDS encoding DUF4252 domain-containing protein, translating into MMKTLTLLLLALPVICFSQSKTTKAFHDDHEDAFVLFFYSNTLKMLNQDDNPEFEELIKDIDKMKFIRVDKAAENVDKDDYKELVASYYDEDFEDLMTMRHEGMNVNAYIQEEDGVTTGIVLLMQDNESLSILDIKGSVAISKLATLISKVQNFN
- a CDS encoding TerB family tellurite resistance protein, encoding MIKEQLNVLIQLAASDNNVADKEAKLIKMIGVSNGVPAEDIDEMLKNPRKPIGDLSTLTDDQKFEHLYHVVQMMKIDGQVFKSEIVFCEDIASRLGYKKGVIAELSSKIYSDPSITSDRDALKKKAQKYLA
- a CDS encoding head GIN domain-containing protein, translating into MKKYILSLVIFSFAIGSFAQEVEERKLSSFDEVQVSQGIDAYLQKGTKESIKVEVKGIPLEDVLTEVFGDRLKVHLVRNRWRDYSVVVHITYVKLEEISASSAANVVGRNKIQSDRLILDVSSAADIEVDVEVNELTADASSSGDIEVSGKAKYFEVDASSAGGVDAYDLEAEIVRVDVSSGADARVYATKEIDAEASSGGSVRYRGNPGKSRSDTSSGGSVRKSN